A single Dunckerocampus dactyliophorus isolate RoL2022-P2 chromosome 2, RoL_Ddac_1.1, whole genome shotgun sequence DNA region contains:
- the cahz gene encoding carbonic anhydrase, translated as MSHGWGYGPNNGPDKWGENYPIANGSRQSPINIVPQEAQFSPSLKALKLKYDPSNSSGILNNGHSFQVDYVDDADSCTLTGGPISGTYRLKQFHFHWGASDERGSEHTVNGIKFPSELHLVHWNTKYPSFGEAASQPDGLAVVGVFLKIGAANPKLQKVLDGLDAIKTKGKQTTFANFDPKTLLPVSLDYWTYDGSLTTPPLLESVTWIVLKEPISVSPAQMAKFRSLLFTGEGESPCCMADNYRPPQPLKGRQVRASFK; from the exons ATGTCTCATGGATGGGGGTACGGACCCAATAACG GTCCAGACAAATGGGGAGAAAACTATCCAATTGCCAATGGAAGCAGACAGTCTCCCATCAACATCGTCCCTCAGGAGGCGCAGTTTTCTCCTTCTCTGAAGGCTCTCAAGCTCAAATACGACCCGTCCAACTCCAGTGGGATTCTCAACAACGGACACTCCTTCCAGGTGGACTATGTGGATGATGCTGATTCTTGCA CCCTTACTGGAGGTCCTATTTCTGGAACATACCGTCTGAAGCAGTTTCATTTCCACTGGGGTGCCAGCGATGAAAGGGGGTCTGAGCACACTGTCAATGGCATCAAGTTCCCCAGTGAG CTTCATCTGGTGCACTGGAACACCAAATATCCCAGCTTTGGGGAGGCGGCCAGCCAACCTGATGGGCTCGCTGTGGTGGGGGTCTTTCTCAAG ATTGGTGCCGCCAACCCTAAGCTGCAGAAAGTTCTGGATGGCTTGGATGCTATCAAGACAAAG GGAAAGCAGACCACCTTTGCTAACTTTGACCCAAAGACTCTTCTTCCCGTTTCTCTGGATTATTGGACCTACGACGGCTCTCTGACCACACCCCCTCTTCTGGAGAGTGTCACATGGATTGTTCTCAAGGAGCCAATCAGTGTCAGCCCTGCACAG ATGGCAAAGTTCCGCAGCCTGCTGTTCACTGGGGAGGGAGAGTCTCCCTGCTGCATGGCCGACAACTACCGGCCTCCTCAGCCGCTGAAGGGTCGGCAGGTCCGTGCCTCCTTCAAATAA
- the buc gene encoding bucky ball, with protein sequence MAAVNRPQTPHQPRGDPHFHATSGVPNTGQQYPGPQTSGQDPGGTPHPMSARPVFYVHAPPAPPFLHYQWPMPFYNPFAGFPSMGYGVVMPQFPPPPYMEAPASYIMPHPHVQPVDFRRFLNPVVHPHGPLYQNLNQTRRVRVPYTVPVRETVNSEVQTEPPQATLDSNGKGRLLVGSDSGRGTASCSPSSSSCSSQKQGSEVEKYTSPSSCVDKEIQVTSPCKQAFVSHPDKSNRAVKLCCERLDQNRFVDMDSQKTGRGNVWSVSSQDCIVPVCSSSQQEDEVVKERRPSVPDILVCWDSTTPQNVSGNLLPHEDQQSSRCDEDYEGPVYQSTTETKRVPALGDDHCTNSAEGTSDRKSDTLHEVLLESRRQSRALGLHNSENPTDLQSQVGHSFTKVCGVGGNEDNCATFPHNDTTESIHWRSTSQMRKKMNESVWSVESLAPFIPNKEWILQNGMIGPEMIAELNEDPEKDGPSTQKDFFKSDNKRVLRLSSSDSAPMSDSWLVFCTPGDQTKKPQTPKTPETPGLQSMAPLENEAPVCLQVKVTPPRTDVGENGSSEPVANPSPNQELCMIEQQAGSPCSAGQEKWSSNPLAGDKVPPTAQWTLDKSEVVKPDNGENGSKDNCQLRNHQLCVPVTDPRMAALSPSSIAHCLFIGFHCNTLHEAKCPYEKLKPNMGQKAKHPDIRKYKNGKTEGGSKNGRMQKNQKKFTSWRNKRHGGDGENKC encoded by the exons ATGGCTGCTGTTAACAGACCTCAAACACCTCACCAACCGCGTGGAGATCCACACTTCCATGCCACCAGTGGTGTGCCAAACACTGGACAGCAGTACCCCGGGCCACAGACCAGCGGCCAAGACCCAGGAGGGACACCCCATCCCATGTCTGCACGACCGGTCTTTTACGTCCATGCGCCACCTGCGCCGCCTTTTCTCCACTACCAATGGCCCATGCCCTTCTACAACCCCTTTGCTGGCTTCCCAAGCATGG GCTATGGTGTGGTCATGCCCCAATTCCCGCCTCCCCCCTATATGGAGGCTCCAGCATCATACATTATGCCCCACCCACATGTTCAACCAGTTGACTTCAGACGCTTTTTAAACCCTGTGGTCCATCCTCATGGCCCCCTGTACCAGAACCTGAACCAGACCAGAAGGGTTCGGGTTCCTTATACTGTCCCTGTTAGAGAAACTGTCAACTCTGAGGTCCAAACAGAACCGCCACAGGCAACTTTGGATAGCAACGGAAAGGGAAGACTCCTTGTGGGTTCAGATTCAGGGCGAGGAACTGCGTCGTGTTCTCCATCATCCTCCAGTTGTAGTTCGCAAAAACAAGGGTCTGAGGTTGAAAAGTATACTTCACCCAGCAGTTGTGTAGACAAGGAGATCCAGGTCACCAGCCCCTGCAAACAAGCCTTTGTGTCACATCCTGACAAATCAAATAGGGCTGTCAAGTTATGTTGTGAAAGGTTAGACCAGAATAGGTTTGTAGACATGGACAGTCAGAAAACTGGCCGTGGTAATGTGTGGTCAGTGAGCTCTCAGGATTGCATCGTTCCTGTGTGTAGCTCTTCTCAGCAAGAGGACGAGGTTGTCAAAGAAAGGCGCCCCTCCGTCCCTGACATTTTGGTATGCTGGGACAGTACTACACCACAGAATGTGTCAGGCAATCTACTACCTCATGAGGACCAGCAGTCCTCCAGATGTGACGAGGACTATGAAGGGCCTGTTTATCAGAGTACTACTGAAACAAAGCGTGTTCCTGCGCTTGGTGATGACCACTGTACCAATTCTGCTGAGGGCACCTCAGATCGCAAGAGTGACACACTTCATGAGGTCCTCTTGGAATCCAGAAGACAAAGTAGAGCATTAGGATTGCACAACTCTGAAAACCCAACTGATCTCCAGAGCCAAGTTGGGCATTCGTTTACCAAGGTCTGTGGAGTCGGTGGCAATGAAGACAACTGTGCGACATTCCCACACAATGACACGACTGAAAGTATTCACTGGAGAAGTACCTCccaaatgagaaagaaaatgaatgaatcggTGTGGTCTGTAGAATCTCTAGCCCCATTTATCCCTAATAAGGAATGGATTTTGCAAAACGGCATGATTGGACCTGAGATGATTGCCGAGCTGAACGAGGACCCTGAAAAAGATGGGCCGTCGACTCAAAAGGACTTTTTCAAATCAGACAACAAACGGGTTCTGAGGTTGTCTTCCTCCGACTCTGCTCCAATGTCGGACAGTTGGCTTGTTTTCTGCACTCCTGGTGATCAGACGAAGAAACCACAAACTCCAAAAACCCCTGAAACGCCAGGACTGCAGAGCATGGCTCCTTTAGAAAATGAAGCCCCTGTTTGCTTACAGGTTAAAGTTACACCCCCCAGAACAGATGTGGGGGAAAATGGGTCTTCTGAACCTGTGGCTAATCCAAGCCCAAACCAGGAATTGTGTATGATTGAGCAGCAGGCAGGGAGTCCCTGCTCTGCTGGACAAGAAAAATGGTCCTCAAACCCCTTAGCAGGTGACAAAGTCCCACCTACAGCCCAGTGGACTCTGGATAAAAGTGAAGTTGTGAAACCTGACAATGGAGAAAATGGAAGCAAAGATAACTGCCAGCTGAGGAACCATCAACTTTGTGTCCCTGTGACTGATCCCAGAATGGCAGCATTATCCCCAAGCAGCATCGCACACTGTCTGTTTATCGGTTTCCACTGCAATACATTGCATGAAGCGAAATGTCCATATGAGAAGCTGAAGCCTAACATGGGGCAGAAAGCAAAGCATCCAG ATATCAGGaaatacaaaaatggcaaaactgAAGGAGGCTCAAAGAATGGGCGAATGCAGAAGAATCAGAAGAAATTCACTTCATGGAGGAACAAACGACATG GTGGAGATGGAGAAAACAAATGCTGA